In Haloarcula salinisoli, one genomic interval encodes:
- a CDS encoding type IV pilin has product MDLKTLIQDDDAVSPVIGVILMVAITVILAAVIATFVLGLGDSLSNQAPQASFSCNDTGALIHDGGDELKSDNLETGDGSTGFSFGTGDTYSAGSTVVPEFNNSEAPLTWSSDGSSATLRSESCSTT; this is encoded by the coding sequence ATGGATCTGAAAACACTCATACAAGACGACGACGCGGTGTCGCCGGTCATCGGCGTCATCCTGATGGTGGCTATTACAGTCATCCTCGCGGCCGTCATCGCGACGTTCGTGCTCGGACTCGGCGATTCGCTCAGTAATCAGGCGCCCCAGGCGAGTTTCTCCTGTAACGACACTGGCGCGCTGATACACGATGGCGGCGACGAGCTCAAATCTGACAACCTGGAAACTGGTGACGGGAGCACCGGCTTCAGTTTCGGCACGGGAGACACCTACTCGGCTGGCAGTACGGTGGTTCCTGAGTTCAACAACAGTGAAGCCCCACTCACTTGGTCGTCAGATGGCAGCTCCGCGACGCTGCGGAGTGAGTCCTGCTCGACCACATAA
- a CDS encoding type IV pilin: protein MNIKTLLADDDAVSPVIGVILMVAITVILAAVIATFVLGLGDSLSDQAPQASFTCEGTTLVHDGGDELDGDNLYLANDSNNALSNYGPDTLSAGDNVSAPFEDAQAPLTWRSDGSSATLRSQPCS, encoded by the coding sequence ATGAATATCAAAACCTTACTCGCTGACGACGACGCAGTTTCACCGGTCATCGGTGTCATCCTGATGGTTGCAATCACGGTCATCCTCGCGGCCGTTATCGCCACCTTCGTGCTCGGACTCGGGGACTCGCTGAGCGACCAGGCGCCGCAGGCGAGTTTCACCTGTGAGGGGACGACATTAGTCCACGACGGTGGCGACGAGCTCGACGGCGATAATCTGTACCTGGCGAACGACTCGAACAACGCACTGAGTAATTACGGGCCGGATACACTCTCCGCCGGCGACAATGTCTCAGCCCCGTTCGAGGATGCTCAGGCACCACTCACCTGGCGTTCCGACGGCAGCTCGGCGACGCTCCGGTCCCAACCCTGCTCATAA
- a CDS encoding type IV pilin: MAVSTLRSADDAVSPVVGVVLLFAISITLAAVTAGVVVGAEEGLISSAPTASFEFNYDADATGSADLNHSGNSGALTLSHVGGDTMDASNLEVRAQPGGTAGESALGWSGEVAAGSSVTVTVDAGATVRLVHSTDGSSTTVATWDADSA; the protein is encoded by the coding sequence ATGGCTGTCAGCACTCTCCGGTCGGCCGACGACGCGGTCTCCCCAGTCGTCGGTGTCGTCCTGCTCTTTGCCATCAGCATCACCCTCGCAGCAGTCACGGCGGGTGTAGTCGTGGGCGCCGAAGAGGGACTCATCAGTTCGGCACCCACGGCGTCGTTCGAGTTCAACTACGACGCCGATGCCACCGGGAGCGCTGACCTCAACCACAGCGGTAACTCCGGTGCGCTGACGCTCTCCCACGTCGGCGGTGACACGATGGACGCGTCGAACCTGGAGGTCAGGGCCCAACCAGGCGGGACGGCCGGCGAAAGCGCGCTCGGATGGAGCGGGGAGGTAGCGGCTGGTTCGAGCGTGACCGTCACCGTCGACGCCGGCGCGACGGTCAGGCTCGTCCACTCTACGGACGGCAGTTCGACCACGGTCGCGACCTGGGACGCCGATTCGGCCTAG
- a CDS encoding DUF7344 domain-containing protein: protein MSQQLRRAESEDGLSNEEIFDVLQNERRRHVLQYLRQHGGPVSLGELADYVAAAEYDCLTDEVTSAQRKRVYTTLQQSHLSQMDEVGIIDYDSDEGVITTTDQTEELTVYLEIVPEGEFPWREYYLSFGAISLAVVTVLWVGVYPFTLIPHLVWATLFAVVLTISALYHTLVAREMTLTEFANDDGRDDG, encoded by the coding sequence ATGAGCCAGCAGCTTCGACGTGCGGAATCCGAGGACGGCCTCTCGAACGAGGAGATATTCGACGTGCTCCAGAACGAGCGCCGTCGGCACGTCCTCCAGTATCTCCGCCAGCATGGCGGGCCGGTATCTCTCGGTGAGCTCGCAGACTACGTCGCCGCCGCGGAGTACGACTGTCTCACCGACGAAGTCACGAGTGCCCAGCGCAAGCGTGTCTACACCACCCTCCAGCAGTCCCACCTCTCCCAGATGGACGAGGTGGGTATCATCGACTACGATAGCGACGAGGGCGTCATCACCACGACCGACCAGACCGAGGAGCTGACGGTTTACCTGGAGATTGTCCCCGAGGGAGAGTTCCCCTGGCGCGAGTACTACCTCTCCTTTGGCGCGATCAGCCTCGCCGTCGTGACGGTGCTGTGGGTCGGCGTCTACCCCTTCACGCTTATTCCCCACCTCGTCTGGGCGACCCTGTTTGCTGTCGTGCTCACTATCTCGGCGCTCTATCATACGCTGGTCGCCCGGGAGATGACGCTGACCGAGTTCGCCAACGACGACGGCCGCGACGACGGCTAA
- a CDS encoding type IV pilin, which yields MDLKQLIQDDDAVSPVIGVILMVAITVILAAVIASFVLGLGDSAGDAAPSVSVDCNTQGNYMNHTGGAELQHNNLNASTGSLDKSSGENYTAGDVIISSDVSDDTQLVWNNPDGSSSSIIAEC from the coding sequence ATGGATCTCAAACAACTAATCCAGGACGACGACGCAGTCTCACCGGTCATCGGGGTCATTCTGATGGTCGCGATTACAGTTATCCTCGCAGCCGTCATCGCGAGTTTCGTACTCGGGCTTGGCGACTCGGCTGGCGACGCCGCACCATCGGTCAGTGTGGATTGTAACACGCAAGGCAATTATATGAACCACACTGGCGGCGCCGAGCTCCAGCATAATAACCTGAACGCCAGTACGGGTAGCCTCGATAAATCTTCCGGCGAGAATTACACCGCAGGTGACGTTATTATCAGCAGTGACGTGAGCGACGATACCCAGCTCGTCTGGAACAACCCCGACGGCAGCAGCTCCTCGATCATCGCCGAGTGCTAA
- a CDS encoding type IV pilin, whose translation MDIKQLIQDDDAVSPVIGVILMVAITVILAAVIASFVLGLGDSAGDAAPSVSTECNLGGSGDTYMNHTGGSELDNSSIEINGGTLDGADNYTAGSIIATGVDSDSQLIWNNPDGGSSSVIAEC comes from the coding sequence ATGGATATCAAACAACTAATCCAGGACGACGACGCAGTCTCGCCGGTCATCGGGGTCATTCTGATGGTCGCGATTACAGTTATCCTCGCAGCCGTTATTGCGAGTTTCGTACTCGGGCTCGGTGACTCGGCTGGCGACGCCGCACCATCGGTCAGTACGGAGTGTAACCTCGGTGGCAGCGGTGACACGTATATGAATCACACTGGCGGTAGTGAGCTGGACAACAGCTCTATCGAGATCAACGGCGGTACTCTTGATGGTGCCGACAATTATACTGCCGGTTCCATCATTGCCACTGGCGTCGATAGCGATTCCCAACTCATCTGGAACAACCCCGACGGCGGCAGCTCCTCGGTCATCGCCGAGTGCTAA
- a CDS encoding type IV pilin, with amino-acid sequence MDIKQLIQDDDAVSPVIGVILMVAITVILAAVIASFVLGLGDSAGDAAPTLSVECNVANDYINHTGGDELNGDELTLQNGDGGTINSGTYNAGDQLANSSTGTTVSGDEQIQWANPDGSSTSIIAEC; translated from the coding sequence ATGGACATCAAACAACTTATCCAGGACGACGACGCAGTATCACCGGTCATCGGGGTCATCCTGATGGTCGCTATCACAGTTATCCTCGCGGCCGTCATCGCGAGCTTCGTACTCGGGCTCGGTGACTCTGCCGGAGACGCTGCACCAACGCTCAGTGTCGAGTGTAACGTCGCGAACGACTACATCAACCATACCGGTGGTGACGAACTCAACGGTGACGAGCTTACACTCCAGAACGGTGATGGCGGTACTATTAACTCAGGCACGTACAACGCTGGAGATCAGCTAGCGAACAGTTCGACTGGCACAACTGTTAGTGGTGACGAACAAATCCAGTGGGCAAACCCCGACGGTAGCAGCACCTCCATCATCGCGGAGTGCTAA
- the hpt gene encoding hypoxanthine/guanine phosphoribosyltransferase: protein MDKLQQSLLDAPIIEKEGYHYFVHPISDGVPMLRPELLREIVIKIIRKAELDDVDKIVTPAAMGIHLSTAVSLMTDIPLVVVRKRQYGLDGEVALSQVTGYSENEMYVNDVYDGDRVLVLDDVLSTGGTLAALTGALEDIGADICDIVCVIKKDDGKNKLAEAGYDAKTLINVVVEDGEVVVTDENGDG from the coding sequence ATGGACAAGCTGCAGCAGTCGTTGCTCGACGCGCCAATCATCGAGAAGGAGGGGTACCACTACTTCGTCCACCCCATCAGCGACGGCGTGCCGATGTTGCGACCCGAACTCCTGCGCGAGATTGTCATCAAGATCATCCGCAAGGCCGAGCTCGACGACGTCGACAAGATCGTCACGCCTGCGGCGATGGGCATCCATCTCTCGACGGCGGTGTCGCTGATGACCGACATCCCGCTCGTGGTGGTCCGCAAGCGCCAGTACGGCCTCGATGGCGAGGTCGCCCTCTCGCAGGTCACTGGCTACTCCGAGAACGAGATGTACGTCAACGACGTCTACGACGGCGACCGCGTGCTCGTCCTCGACGACGTCCTCTCGACCGGCGGCACGCTGGCGGCCCTGACCGGCGCCCTGGAGGACATCGGCGCGGACATCTGTGACATCGTCTGTGTTATCAAGAAAGACGACGGGAAGAACAAGCTCGCCGAGGCGGGCTACGACGCCAAGACGCTCATCAACGTCGTCGTCGAGGACGGCGAGGTCGTGGTTACGGACGAGAACGGCGACGGGTAG
- a CDS encoding RNA-guided endonuclease InsQ/TnpB family protein yields the protein MSGETTLIKTLVFQLAVESDNERLLYDATLEARSVYNETIRLAKQGVDWNEIPDRIANDAGLVKNTTQRVVAKALDAMENYHEYDDFGQPSHTKDGTYPLRANYGEGYTLSLTDDGEIAFRISVKPYKHVKGVLNGNEAHLEILKTALASDEWKISTAEAIWRDDNPELHVSVTNTDQTVRAKEDSQTVVGVDVNEDNVALAALAQDGVRETLVIDFPEIKFERHRYLTIRKRVQKAGKNSIHSTLEGCEKRFVRDRLHKVSRHIVEWCQQFVQPCIVFEDLKEMRDSIDCGTRMNRRLHRLPFRAIQYYTSYKGSFEGIPTGWIDPEYTSQQCPMCGHTERANRRKKRFKCRSCEHQDHSDRSASVNIAAKGVNKTQDGNVPALDNLPPVRKARRQASGAVDAPTVARDIT from the coding sequence ATGTCAGGCGAAACGACATTAATTAAGACGCTTGTATTCCAGCTCGCGGTCGAAAGTGACAACGAGCGTCTGCTGTACGATGCGACACTCGAAGCTCGGTCAGTCTACAACGAGACCATCCGGCTTGCCAAACAGGGCGTGGACTGGAATGAAATTCCCGACCGAATAGCCAACGACGCTGGTCTCGTAAAGAACACGACCCAACGTGTTGTGGCCAAGGCACTCGACGCGATGGAGAATTACCACGAGTACGACGACTTCGGCCAGCCGAGTCACACCAAGGACGGGACTTACCCTCTCAGAGCGAACTACGGGGAAGGGTACACCCTTTCGCTGACCGACGATGGAGAGATAGCGTTCAGAATTAGTGTGAAACCCTACAAACATGTCAAAGGAGTCCTCAACGGTAACGAAGCCCACCTCGAAATTCTCAAGACCGCACTAGCCAGCGACGAGTGGAAGATCAGTACCGCCGAAGCAATCTGGCGCGACGATAACCCCGAACTTCACGTCAGCGTCACCAACACTGACCAGACTGTGCGCGCAAAGGAGGATTCGCAGACAGTGGTCGGTGTGGACGTGAACGAGGACAACGTGGCTTTGGCCGCGCTTGCCCAAGACGGTGTCAGGGAGACGTTGGTTATCGACTTCCCGGAAATCAAGTTCGAACGCCATCGGTACTTGACGATTCGAAAGCGTGTACAGAAGGCTGGGAAAAATAGCATCCACAGCACGCTGGAAGGGTGCGAAAAGCGGTTTGTCCGTGACCGACTCCACAAAGTCTCCCGACATATCGTAGAATGGTGCCAACAGTTCGTGCAGCCGTGTATCGTCTTTGAAGACCTCAAAGAGATGCGCGACAGTATCGACTGCGGCACGCGGATGAACCGACGCTTGCATCGGCTCCCGTTTCGAGCGATCCAGTACTACACGTCGTACAAGGGGTCGTTCGAAGGTATCCCGACAGGATGGATTGATCCCGAATACACAAGTCAACAGTGTCCGATGTGTGGACATACAGAACGAGCGAATCGGAGGAAAAAGCGATTCAAATGCCGAAGCTGCGAGCATCAAGACCACAGCGACCGCAGTGCAAGCGTCAATATCGCTGCGAAAGGTGTCAACAAAACGCAAGACGGGAATGTGCCTGCTCTCGACAATCTTCCACCAGTTCGGAAGGCACGACGGCAGGCATCGGGGGCCGTGGACGCCCCGACTGTGGCCCGGGACATCACTTGA
- a CDS encoding GtrA family protein has translation MSVGDRLRRAVPDRFESLVSGVRFGQFLSVGIVGAISDNAVLAVLGLAFGVPELWAKAAGIETAILVMFLVNEHWTFSEDGEAGLTPFLRRLGKSHLVRTGGVTVQLVVYWVLTQQLTVELVVAGRDLWFIAASPIAIAAAMSVNYVFESLFTWQVHRDDTP, from the coding sequence ATGAGCGTCGGCGACCGGCTCCGCCGGGCGGTACCGGACCGCTTCGAGTCGCTCGTCTCCGGCGTCCGGTTCGGTCAGTTCCTCTCGGTCGGTATCGTCGGAGCCATCAGCGACAACGCCGTGCTTGCAGTGCTAGGCCTGGCCTTCGGCGTCCCCGAGCTGTGGGCGAAGGCCGCCGGCATCGAGACCGCCATCCTGGTCATGTTTCTGGTCAACGAACACTGGACCTTCTCCGAGGACGGCGAAGCCGGCCTGACGCCGTTCCTGCGGCGGCTGGGGAAATCACATCTGGTCCGAACCGGTGGCGTCACCGTCCAGCTGGTCGTTTACTGGGTCCTGACCCAGCAGCTGACCGTCGAACTCGTCGTCGCCGGCCGGGACCTGTGGTTCATCGCCGCCAGTCCCATCGCCATCGCCGCCGCGATGTCGGTGAACTACGTCTTCGAGAGCCTCTTTACCTGGCAGGTCCACCGCGACGACACGCCGTAG
- a CDS encoding glycosyltransferase yields MSTTVGVVIPAFRPDIAELRRYVTAIEETLAPETVVIELDSPSDGVAAELDDLPAVVETVPYRRGKGAAITAGFEYLETDVLVFADADGSTPADSLSAVVDPVTDGEADLSVGSRRHPESEVGSHQTFARRFLGDGFAWLAGTLLTVSLYDYQCGAKAITAAGWGQVRSHLYEPGFAWDVELAAIAGALDLRVAEVPIHWEDRPGSTVSPVRDSLALFRALLSARHRAKQLSDDRLHTAIAARREQPTALVERDR; encoded by the coding sequence ATGTCGACGACCGTCGGTGTAGTGATTCCCGCGTTCCGCCCCGATATCGCGGAACTGCGGCGGTACGTCACGGCAATCGAGGAGACGCTGGCGCCGGAGACGGTCGTCATCGAACTCGACTCGCCCAGCGACGGTGTCGCGGCAGAGCTCGACGACCTGCCGGCCGTCGTCGAGACCGTCCCGTACCGGCGTGGCAAGGGGGCCGCTATCACAGCCGGCTTCGAATATCTCGAGACGGACGTGCTGGTGTTTGCCGACGCCGACGGTTCGACGCCGGCCGACTCGCTTTCGGCTGTCGTCGACCCCGTCACCGATGGCGAGGCCGACCTCTCCGTCGGCTCCCGTCGCCACCCGGAGTCGGAGGTCGGGAGCCACCAGACGTTCGCCCGACGGTTCCTGGGTGACGGGTTCGCGTGGCTCGCCGGCACCCTGCTTACGGTCTCGCTGTACGACTACCAGTGCGGAGCGAAGGCCATCACGGCCGCCGGGTGGGGACAGGTCCGCTCGCACCTGTACGAACCCGGCTTCGCGTGGGACGTCGAACTCGCCGCCATCGCGGGCGCGCTCGACCTCCGTGTCGCCGAGGTGCCGATTCACTGGGAGGACCGCCCCGGCTCGACGGTCTCGCCGGTCAGAGACTCGCTGGCTCTTTTCCGCGCGCTGCTGTCGGCCAGACACCGCGCGAAACAGCTGAGCGACGACCGGCTGCACACGGCCATCGCAGCCCGGCGCGAACAGCCCACCGCGCTCGTCGAACGGGACCGATGA
- a CDS encoding DUF2298 domain-containing protein, translating to MEYGLVVIWLALYLLLTYVGATIASALFPRFAERGIAFGLPVALVVLWLSTYFVGRVSITAGIWLGVVALVAGAIAVAYRREPVDLRSFGEVAAVFTVAFLFLVWVRALDPAISPLAGEKFLDFGLVQSLLRADTLPPEDMWFAGEPVAYYYGGHLLTAILTKLTGTAGQYAYNLALAGFYATLVTGVYGLAGAVAAARDVPRRLAAALSAFFVGIASNLTTPARTILWLLPDGVANGLAGAVGYEISGLANGPDEFYFWDASRVIKDDPADFATYTPARGYSVNEFPLFAWLNGDLHAHMMSTGFLVLAAALCFSYYQTPAEERRRRLALLFGALPAVAGLMAVTNTWSFPSIAGLAMVTVAMAPASPRSLVPTSLRDPIPREGAAGEGSRIGLAVAVAVGVVGLGLLWSLPFWFGVGSGREVTYLPDRSSIAELIGIHGLFLAPFALYLYAQVGRSLDTRQTRYVGLGFLATVAVGALVDLAAIGLVLPLLVGAWLFARSPTGQPTEGPLPALADGGERSVGFETVLLVAGAGLVILVEFVFIKENVGRMNTVFKTYMQVWVLWAAAVGPILAWLLTRWRPDSERTRSLVKNGTTVFVVVLVCSTSVYAAIALPNHVGRADEPTLDGRAYLDDSHPAEAEAIRWMDREIDGRPNIVTAAPAGYYWDPEEGQGASAPSSLTGIPTVAGWYHEKQYRNASVYNDRVDDVDTIYRGSGAQQRALLQKYDVKYVYYGPAEQARYGVITVSQLEGVSEIHRSGEVVIYRVDQTALAES from the coding sequence ATGGAGTACGGTCTCGTTGTCATCTGGCTCGCTCTATATCTCCTGTTGACCTATGTTGGAGCGACCATCGCGTCGGCGCTGTTCCCCCGCTTTGCCGAACGTGGAATCGCGTTCGGATTGCCGGTCGCACTGGTGGTCCTCTGGCTGTCCACGTATTTCGTCGGTCGTGTCTCGATAACGGCCGGCATCTGGCTCGGCGTGGTGGCCCTCGTCGCCGGGGCCATCGCGGTCGCCTATCGCCGTGAGCCGGTCGACCTCCGCTCCTTTGGCGAGGTCGCCGCCGTCTTCACCGTCGCGTTCCTGTTCCTGGTGTGGGTCCGTGCGCTGGACCCGGCCATCTCGCCGCTGGCCGGCGAGAAGTTCCTCGATTTCGGGCTGGTCCAGTCGCTGCTCCGGGCCGACACCCTTCCACCGGAGGATATGTGGTTCGCCGGCGAACCGGTCGCCTACTACTACGGCGGCCACTTGCTGACGGCAATTCTCACCAAGCTCACGGGGACGGCCGGGCAATACGCCTACAACCTCGCGCTGGCCGGCTTCTACGCGACGCTGGTGACGGGCGTCTACGGGCTAGCGGGGGCCGTCGCTGCCGCCCGGGACGTCCCCCGCCGGCTCGCCGCCGCCCTCTCGGCGTTCTTCGTCGGTATCGCGAGCAACCTCACGACGCCGGCCCGTACAATCCTCTGGCTGTTGCCCGACGGCGTCGCCAACGGGCTGGCCGGCGCTGTCGGCTACGAAATCAGCGGCCTCGCGAACGGACCCGACGAGTTCTACTTCTGGGACGCCAGCCGCGTCATCAAAGACGACCCCGCGGACTTCGCCACGTACACGCCCGCGAGGGGGTACAGCGTCAACGAGTTCCCGCTCTTTGCCTGGCTCAACGGCGACCTCCACGCCCACATGATGAGCACGGGTTTTCTCGTCCTGGCGGCGGCGCTGTGTTTCAGCTACTACCAGACCCCGGCCGAGGAGCGCAGACGGCGGCTGGCGCTCCTCTTCGGGGCGCTGCCGGCGGTCGCCGGGCTGATGGCCGTGACGAACACCTGGTCGTTCCCCTCTATCGCCGGGCTCGCGATGGTGACCGTCGCCATGGCACCGGCCAGCCCGCGGTCGCTCGTGCCGACCTCGCTCCGTGACCCCATCCCCCGAGAGGGGGCGGCCGGTGAGGGCTCCCGCATCGGCCTCGCGGTCGCCGTCGCGGTCGGCGTGGTCGGGCTGGGCCTGCTCTGGTCGCTCCCGTTCTGGTTCGGCGTCGGCAGCGGCCGCGAAGTGACGTACCTCCCGGACCGAAGCTCCATCGCGGAGCTGATAGGCATCCACGGACTCTTCCTCGCACCGTTCGCCCTGTATCTGTACGCGCAGGTCGGCCGGTCGCTCGACACCAGACAGACCCGGTACGTCGGGCTTGGCTTCCTCGCGACGGTCGCGGTCGGCGCGCTGGTCGACCTGGCCGCTATCGGACTCGTCCTCCCCCTGCTGGTCGGCGCGTGGCTGTTCGCCCGGTCGCCGACCGGCCAGCCGACCGAGGGCCCGCTGCCGGCGCTGGCCGACGGCGGCGAGCGCTCCGTCGGGTTCGAGACGGTGTTGCTGGTGGCCGGCGCTGGACTGGTCATCCTCGTGGAGTTCGTCTTCATCAAGGAGAACGTCGGGCGGATGAACACGGTGTTCAAGACGTACATGCAGGTGTGGGTGCTGTGGGCCGCCGCGGTCGGGCCGATACTCGCGTGGTTGCTGACGCGCTGGCGCCCGGACAGCGAGCGGACCCGGTCGCTCGTAAAGAACGGGACGACGGTGTTCGTCGTCGTGCTGGTCTGTTCGACGTCGGTGTACGCCGCCATCGCCTTGCCGAACCACGTCGGCCGCGCCGACGAACCCACCCTCGACGGGCGGGCGTACCTCGATGACTCACATCCCGCGGAGGCCGAAGCCATCCGCTGGATGGACCGCGAGATAGACGGTCGTCCGAACATCGTCACCGCGGCCCCGGCCGGCTACTACTGGGACCCCGAGGAGGGGCAAGGTGCCAGCGCCCCGTCGAGCCTGACCGGGATTCCGACGGTCGCGGGTTGGTATCACGAGAAACAGTACCGCAACGCCAGCGTCTACAACGACCGCGTCGACGACGTCGACACCATCTATCGGGGCAGCGGGGCCCAGCAGCGTGCGCTACTCCAGAAATACGACGTCAAGTACGTCTACTACGGGCCGGCCGAACAGGCCCGTTACGGCGTTATTACGGTCAGTCAGCTGGAGGGTGTGTCGGAGATCCACCGCTCGGGCGAGGTCGTCATCTACCGCGTGGACCAGACTGCGTTAGCAGAATCGTAG
- a CDS encoding HAH_0734 family protein, which yields MKKLIIRGDPGLRKGGRIEYDGDEYEVFAVARQGDWHGPDRVQLWCTIGKEDEEETFKTQEYIPMHLETDNVDAEAVTVLRERAEA from the coding sequence ATGAAGAAGCTCATCATCCGTGGCGACCCCGGCCTCCGGAAGGGCGGCCGCATCGAGTACGACGGCGACGAGTACGAGGTGTTCGCGGTCGCCCGGCAGGGTGACTGGCACGGCCCCGACCGCGTCCAGCTGTGGTGTACCATCGGCAAAGAAGACGAAGAAGAGACCTTCAAGACCCAGGAGTACATCCCGATGCATCTCGAGACCGACAACGTCGACGCCGAGGCCGTCACCGTCCTGCGCGAGCGGGCCGAGGCCTGA
- a CDS encoding 50S ribosomal protein L44e: MEMPRRFNTYCPHCNEHNEHEVEKVRSGRSSGMKKVNDRQRKRRGTGIGNKGKFSKVPGGDKPTKKTDLKYICSDCGKAHLREGWRAGRLEFQE; the protein is encoded by the coding sequence ATGGAGATGCCGCGACGTTTCAACACGTACTGTCCGCACTGTAACGAGCACAACGAACACGAGGTCGAGAAGGTCCGCTCGGGCCGCTCGTCCGGTATGAAGAAGGTCAACGACCGCCAGCGCAAGCGGCGCGGGACCGGTATCGGGAACAAAGGTAAGTTCTCGAAGGTCCCCGGTGGGGACAAGCCCACGAAGAAGACCGACCTGAAGTACATCTGCTCGGACTGTGGGAAGGCCCACCTCCGAGAGGGATGGCGCGCCGGTCGACTGGAGTTCCAGGAGTAA
- a CDS encoding 30S ribosomal protein S27e, whose protein sequence is MAGSFVTVACPDCENEQTVFEKAASEVACAVCGHTLATPTGGKAVIEGEVTDVVEAR, encoded by the coding sequence ATGGCAGGTAGTTTCGTCACCGTCGCCTGTCCGGACTGCGAGAACGAACAGACCGTCTTCGAGAAGGCCGCCAGCGAGGTCGCGTGTGCCGTCTGTGGCCACACGCTCGCCACCCCCACGGGCGGCAAGGCCGTCATCGAAGGCGAAGTGACCGACGTCGTCGAGGCACGGTAA
- a CDS encoding translation initiation factor IF-2 subunit alpha translates to MKYSGWPEPGELVVGKVDEIEDFGVFVDLEEYEGKRGLCHISEVASGWIKNVRDHVNTGQTVVAKVLDVDEDAQQIDLSIKDVNDHQRKEKIQEWKNEQKADNWMELAFGEDIADEEYSAIANALLSDFGSLYDGFEAAAIHGESALDETDLDDEEVEALVETARNNVSVPYVNVTGYVDLTCPDSEGVDVIKEALKAAEGNGEVPEEIELEVTYVGSPEYRIQVQAPDYKTAEGELEESAARARAVVEEHGGSAGFHRERTEDDE, encoded by the coding sequence ATGAAATACAGCGGCTGGCCAGAACCGGGCGAACTCGTCGTCGGCAAGGTCGACGAGATCGAAGACTTCGGTGTCTTCGTCGACCTCGAGGAGTACGAGGGCAAGCGTGGCCTCTGTCACATCTCCGAGGTCGCGAGCGGCTGGATCAAGAACGTCCGCGACCACGTCAACACCGGGCAGACCGTCGTCGCCAAGGTGCTCGACGTGGACGAGGACGCCCAGCAGATTGACCTCTCCATCAAGGACGTCAACGACCACCAGCGCAAGGAGAAGATACAGGAGTGGAAAAACGAGCAGAAGGCCGACAACTGGATGGAGCTTGCCTTCGGCGAGGACATCGCCGACGAGGAGTACAGCGCCATCGCCAACGCCCTGCTCTCTGACTTTGGCTCGCTGTACGACGGCTTCGAGGCCGCCGCCATCCACGGTGAGTCCGCACTCGACGAGACCGACCTCGACGATGAGGAAGTCGAGGCGCTCGTCGAGACCGCCCGAAACAACGTCTCGGTGCCGTACGTCAACGTCACCGGCTACGTCGACCTGACCTGCCCCGACAGCGAGGGCGTCGACGTAATCAAGGAGGCGCTGAAAGCCGCCGAGGGCAACGGCGAAGTGCCCGAGGAAATCGAACTCGAAGTCACCTACGTCGGCTCGCCCGAGTACCGCATCCAGGTACAGGCCCCCGACTACAAGACCGCGGAGGGCGAACTCGAGGAGAGCGCCGCCCGCGCCCGAGCCGTGGTCGAGGAGCACGGCGGCAGTGCCGGCTTCCACCGCGAGCGAACCGAAGACGACGAATGA
- a CDS encoding RNA-protein complex protein Nop10, producing MKSDIRVCSAWRAEHDRPVYTLSSTCPDCGAAAENSAPAPFDPADPHGEYRRSLKRRRRQ from the coding sequence ATGAAATCGGACATCCGGGTGTGTTCGGCCTGGCGGGCCGAACACGACCGCCCGGTGTACACCCTTTCTTCGACCTGTCCGGACTGCGGCGCCGCGGCCGAAAACAGCGCGCCCGCACCCTTCGACCCGGCGGACCCCCACGGCGAGTATCGACGTTCACTTAAGCGCCGACGCCGGCAGTAG